Proteins co-encoded in one Aspergillus luchuensis IFO 4308 DNA, chromosome 6, nearly complete sequence genomic window:
- a CDS encoding uncharacterized protein (COG:S;~EggNog:ENOG410PXV0;~InterPro:IPR007248;~PFAM:PF04117;~TransMembrane:3 (n5-15c23/24o43-61i145-171o215-234i);~go_component: GO:0016021 - integral component of membrane [Evidence IEA]) yields MVSPLTTTFIQSTILNAIANILAQIIDHHRKSKSTTFTPNLPALLQFITYGIIIVLPNFIWQRYLERRYPGFLFQSPSTNRNLSSPPLRTSTPNGTKRGPGGGGLGEIYISIPDPTSTVLLKEKKQNPNFLPSQQKRRRGGWYNFLMKFLLDQTVGSVGNIVLFIVLINLLKGVGVGGVWGLVVEDFKPIMIARLKYRPIVSLLMYTVVPVDRRVVFGSACGVIWGVYLSLYAVV; encoded by the exons atggtCTCCCCCCTAACAACAACCttcatccaatccaccaTCCTAAACGCCATCGCCAACATCCTAGCACAAATAATAGACCATCATCGGAAATCC AAATCAACAACATTTACACCTAACCTCCCCGCCCTCCTCCAATTCATCACCTACGGGATAATAATCGTTCTCCCGAATTTCATCTGGCAGAGGTATCTTGAACGGCGGTATCCGgggtttcttttccaatCCCCTTCTACTAACAGAaacctttcctcccctcccctacGAACATCTACCCCTAATGGAACTAAAAGAGGtccgggaggagggggtttgGGAGAAATCTACATCTCCATCCCAGACCCAACCTCCACCGTCCTCCTCAAggagaaaaaacaaaacccCAACTTTCTCCCTTCACAACAGAAGcgcagaagaggaggctgGTACAACTTCCTCATGAAATTCCTCCTTGATCAGACGGTGGGGAGTGTTGGGAATATCGTACTGTTTATTGTTCTCATTAATTtgttgaagggggtgggtgttggtggtgtttgggggttggttgttgag GACTTCAAACCCATCATGATCGCAAGACTCAAATATAGACCGATTGTCTCGTTGCTCATGTATACGGTTGTGCCGGTGGATCGGCGCGTCGTGTTTGGGAGTGCGTGTGGGGTGATTTGGGGGGTGTATTTGAGTTTGTATGCTGTTGTTtag
- a CDS encoding cytochrome P450 (COG:Q;~EggNog:ENOG410PHJE;~InterPro:IPR001128,IPR017972,IPR002401,IPR036396;~PFAM:PF00067;~go_function: GO:0005506 - iron ion binding [Evidence IEA];~go_function: GO:0016705 - oxidoreductase activity, acting on paired donors, with incorporation or reduction of molecular oxygen [Evidence IEA];~go_function: GO:0020037 - heme binding [Evidence IEA];~go_process: GO:0055114 - oxidation-reduction process [Evidence IEA]), with protein sequence MLAQIGWQAISITRIGWGLLALLVGLSSVYAIYNRFFHPLRRIPGPLLASLTPWVQLYHGLQGDRHLWLCALHEQYGSHVRVAPNFVSVNTAQGLHDIYGHGKRLKKADFYNAFPAIKGVYNTHNVIDKVMHGRKRRVLSQAFSDHALKSMEDVMLLHVRQLCAGLTRAQQTGVVQDMGRWFSYLTYDVMGELCFGKSFDMLIESSRRRLIELVDRAANRHYVCGLWMPLDRWHLDQLFIHRLTNDRWNFIMNSRVEATKRAQERTKAGHDAKRDFFYYLLNARDPETGQGLTTPELWGEANVLMIAGSDTTSTTLAATIFYLVRNPHAMAQLQKEVRESFSSVEEIVTGSKLNELVYLKACLDEALRLAPAVPGAPPREVMEGGAVVDGVFLPGGTDCGTPTYSIHRQAAYYRQPGVYLPERWIEGAICQTGMEAWQTTREDVEMARRAFCPFSIGPRGCIGKSMALMEMRLTIARLMFLFDMELADRRGEDEGGHLALVDHFTSAKEGPDVIVRARV encoded by the exons ATGTTGGCCCAAATTGGCTGGCAGGCTATCTCTATAACCCGCATAGGGTGGGGGTTGCTTGCCTTGCTCGTGGGATTG TCTTCTGTCTATGCAATTTACAATCGCTTCTTCCACCCTCTCCGCCGCATCCCAGGTCCCTTGCTCGCCTCACTCACTCCCTGGGTCCAGCTCTACCACGGCCTCCAGGGAGACCGACACCTGTGGCTCTGCGCTCTTCACGAACAATACGGCTCTCATGTCCGCGTGGCACCTAACTTTGTCTCAGTAAATACTGCTCAAGGCCTCCATGACATCTACGGACACGGAAAGCGGCTTAAGAAGGCCGATTTTTACAATGCCTTCCCCGCCATCAAAGGCGTGTACAACACACACAACGTCATTGACAAGGTCATGCACGGCCGGAAAAGACGAGTCCTGAGCCAGGCCTTTTCTGACCATGCACTCAAAAGCATGGAAGACGTGATGCTGCTGCACGTGCGGCAACTGTGTGCAGGCTTAACGCGTGCCCAGCAGACAGGCGTGGTGCAGGACATGGGTCGCTGGTTCAGCTACCTCACGTATGATGTGATGGGCGAGCTGTGCTTCGGAAAGAGCTTCGACATGTTGATCGAGAGTAGTCGGAGACGGCTGATTGAGCTCGTCGATCGGGCTGCAAACCGGCACTATGTG TGTGGTCTCTGGATGCCCCTAGATCGATGGCATCTCGACCAACTCTTCATCCACCGACTCACCAACGACCGCTGGAACTTCATCATGAACTCACGCGTGGAAGCGACCAAGCGCGCCCAGGAACGTACCAAGGCCGGCCACGACGCCAAAAGAGACTTCTTCTACTACCTGCTGAACGCCCGGGATCCCGAGACGGGCCAGGGCCTGACTACCCCTGAGCTCTGGGGCGAGGCCAACGTGCTGATGATCGCGGGCAGTGACACGACGTCGACGACGCTAGCCGCGACGATCTTCTACCTGGTGCGCAACCCACATGCGATGGCGCAGCTGCAGAAAGAGGTCCGGGAGAGCTTCTCCTCGGTCGAAGAGATCGTAACGGGCAGCAAGCTGAACGAGCTGGTGTACTTGAAGGCGTGCCTGGACGAGGCGCTGCGGCTGGCGCCCGCGGTGCCCGGGGCGCCCCCGCGCGAAGTGATGGAGGGCGGAGCGGTGGTGGACGGGGTGTTCCTGCCGGGCGGGACGGATTGCGGGACGCCAACGTACTCGATCCACCGGCAGGCGGCTTATTACCGACAGCCCGGGGTGTATTTGCCGGAGCGGTGGATCGAAGGGGCGATCTGTCagacggggatggaggcgTGGCAGACAACGCgggaggatgtggagatgGCGCGGCGGGCATTCTGTCCCTTTAGTATTGGGCCGCGGGGATGTATTGGGAAGAGCATGGcgttgatggagatgcgaTTGACGATTGCGCGGTTGATGTTTTTATTTGATATGGAATTGGCCGATCGGcgaggagaggatgagggagggCATTTGGCATTGGTGGACCATTTTACCAGTGCGAAGGAGGGACCGGATGTGATTGTACGGGCGCGGGTGTAA
- a CDS encoding C2HC5-type zinc finger protein (COG:K;~EggNog:ENOG410PHB9;~InterPro:IPR009349,IPR039128;~PFAM:PF06221;~go_component: GO:0005634 - nucleus [Evidence IEA];~go_function: GO:0008270 - zinc ion binding [Evidence IEA];~go_process: GO:0006355 - regulation of transcription, DNA-templated [Evidence IEA]), with translation MSNTSLISWAVPRLSQILPLDEESLTQIITYAASLSKEEGAEHLKNLLGDSPAAFEFISAFSSRREPPPRSNAPSPALSGQSTSRNNYSGTQSKRGKKSKPPLHSAGPVRRPDDFGNVTGGYRKEDQDEDYMPVSSRSRQEGSAREGTLDTGLSPSPLISSREASATSSRNQSPAPRPTPAKNPPSAAGPVISDLLPNVRSKAAKSASRGGGSSTGTGSSSKGSLTTNNINDLTAAIAALEVSTNPTLSGGARKCTCNASIHPLFDPAPNCLNCGKIICSLEGLQPCSFCKTPLLSNDEIQSMIRELRAERGQEKMRAHNESVHREGGPGMGSGAPSKLDAAKAHRDKLLAFQAQNAKRTRVVDEAADFETPNVASTLWMTPAQRALALKKQQRIMREMEEKARPEWEKKKTIMSLDIKGGKVRRVYQSAGPAETGPSAEEEAEARAEEELGDGENRESSGKAFSHNPLLAAGGLLRPVWKSADGEQADTARKERKQTWRRVQDDNDDNEQWILDGGLHGYT, from the coding sequence ATGAGCAATACCAGCCTCATCTCCTGGGCCGTCCCCAGGCTGAGCCAAATTCTCCCGCTGGACGAGGAGTCGCTCACACAGATCATCACATACGCCGCCAGCCTCtccaaagaagaaggcgccGAACACCTCAAAAACCTCCTGGGCGACTCTCCCGCCGCATTTGAATTTATTTCTGCATTCAGTTCGCGACGAGAACCACCCCCACGATCTAACGCGCCGTCACCCGCTCTGAGCGGCCAGTCCACATCTAGGAACAATTATTCGGGAACGCAGTCGAAGAGGGGCAAGAAGTCGAAGCCACCACTACACAGCGCCGGACCTGTTCGCCGACCAGACGATTTTGGAAATGTGACAGGCGGATACAGAAAGGAGGACCAGGATGAGGACTACATGCCCGTCTCTAGCCGGAGCAGACAAGAAGGAAGCGCGAGAGAAGGCACACTGGATACCGGtctatcaccatcaccgtTGATCTCTTCCCGCGAGGCATCCGCTACCTCTTCGCGAAATCAGTCACCGGCCCCGAGACCGACACCGGCTAAAAACCCGCCTTCAGCCGCTGGCCCCGTGATCTCGGATCTACTACCGAATGTCAGGTCGAAGGCGGCCAAGTCTGCCTCTCGAGGTGGTGGGAGCAGTACGGGGACCGGCTCATCATCCAAGGGATCGCTGACTACGAATAATATCAATGATTTGACGGCTGCCATTGCCGCTTTGGAGGTATCTACGAATCCGACGCTGAGTGGTGGCGCACGCAAATGCACATGCAACGCTAGCATCCATCCTCTCTTTGATCCTGCGCCAAATTGTCTCAACTGCGGGAAAATCATTTGCTCGCTGGAAGGGCTACAGCCGTGTTCATTTTGCAAAACACCTCTCCTGTCGAATGACGAGATCCAGAGCATGATACGGGAGCTGCGGGCGGAGCGTGGACAGGAGAAGATGCGCGCGCACAATGAGAGTGTACATCGGGAGGGTGGCCCTGGAATGGGCTCAGGAGCTCCCAGTAAACTTGACGCTGCCAAGGCGCATCGGGACAAGTTGCTTGCGTTCCAGGCGCAGAACGCCAAGCGGACACGTGTGGTGGACGAGGCGGCAGATTTTGAGACTCCGAACGTAGCATCTACGCTGTGGATGACACCCGCGCAGCGAGCACTGGCCCTTAAGAAACAGCAGCGGATTATGCGGGAAATGGAGGAAAAAGCACGGCCAgaatgggagaagaagaagaccatcaTGAGTCTGGATATCAAGGGAGGAAAGGTGAGGAGGGTCTACCAATCAGCTGGGCCTGCGGAGACGGGCCCgtccgcggaggaggaagccgaagcaagggcagaggaggagctcgGAGATGGGGAGAACCGAGAAAGCAGCGGTAAGGCATTCAGCCACAACCCTCTTCTTGCAGCTGGAGGGCTGTTGCGACCGGTCTGGAAGTCGGCAGATGGAGAGCAAGCGGACACGGCACGCAAAGAGCGGAAACAGACATGGCGGAGAGTGCAGGACGATAATGATGACAACGAGCAGTGGATTCTCGATGGCGGTCTCCACGGTTACACGTGA
- a CDS encoding SGF11 family protein (COG:K;~EggNog:ENOG410PJI8;~InterPro:IPR013246;~PFAM:PF08209), which translates to MRSAVVTARQKADEEASKRREESGKPAGAFKPGDLDLEELKDIHVETDAAVFDEGKVYLKGNPLQTTKEIICPECRLPRLLYPVTGVGARAPPDPYREYCQKQPMINKPGHDVHGNPFATDKLNPKKKKQTNTSNTPASSPPTTPDSSFKQAAPEKVSFPTVKCPNCPRYFVVTRVAQHLDRCLGLSGRQTNRNKTPMENGASTPSSAPPKRPLVDDDVPATLPTKKKKLGAPKKLSGKKPPPPSKLKNGLTPDMAAASDAAGSGDGDIKSEANGDNS; encoded by the coding sequence ATGCGCTCAGCGGTGGTCACTGCAAGGCAAAAAGCCGATGAAGAGGCATCCAAGCGTCGTGAAGAGAGTGGGAAGCCAGCTGGTGCATTCAAGCCCGGTGATCTCGACCTTGAGGAACTTAAGGATATACATGTGGAGACAGATGCGGCTGTCTTTGATGAAGGCAAGGTTTACCTCAAGGGAAACCCTCTGCAAACCACGAAAGAGATTATCTGTCCGGAGTGCCGATTACCTCGTCTATTATACCCAGTAACGGGTGTCGGGGCTCGGGCTCCCCCAGATCCATATCGGGAGTATTGTCAGAAGCAGCCTATGATCAACAAGCCGGGGCACGATGTTCATGGAAACCCGTTTGCCACGGACAAGCTGaatccgaagaagaagaaacagacaAATACGTCCAATACTCCAGCTTCAAGCCCTCCCACAACACCTGACAGTTCCTTCAAACAAGCAGCCCCAGAAAAGGTGTCCTTCCCGACTGTGAAATGCCCGAACTGCCCGAGATACTTTGTTGTGACTCGAGTTGCACAGCACTTGGACAGGTGCTTGGGTTTATCAGGGCGACAGACCAACCGCAACAAGACTCCCATGGAAAATGGTGCCAGTACACCCAGTTCGGCTCCACCTAAGCGTCCATTAGTGGATGATGACGTTCCAGCAACTCttccgacgaagaagaagaaattagGAGCCCCGAAAAAATTGTCAGGGAAGAAGCCACCTCCGCCTAGCAAGCTGAAAAACGGGCTTACGCCAGACATGGCCGCAGCAAGTGACGCCGCCGGCTCTGGTGACGGGGACATCAAGAGTGAAGCAAACGGGGATAACTCTTAA